A genomic window from Pseudomonadales bacterium includes:
- a CDS encoding 2-oxoacid:acceptor oxidoreductase subunit alpha, which translates to MSPIFNDFVIKFANVNGSGSASANGMFAKALFRMGVPVATRNIFPSNIQGLPTWFEVRVTEKGYLGRREGVDIMVAMNAETYEEDVASIRTGGYLIYDNSKPLAAHLRRPDVTEIGIPLTSLLMSEFDDIKQRGLFKNITYLGALAGLLNIEFDVITGMVSKQYKGKTALIAPNIKALEIGRDYALQYLECPLKFQVRRTNQIGDRIMVDGNTASALGAVYGGATVCAWYPITPSTSVAEGFERYANRLRVDKASGENKFAIIQAEDELSAIGIVIGAAWNGARAFTATSGPGISLMSEFLGLAYFAEIPAVIIDVQRAGPSTGMPTRTQQADVLSAAYASHGDTRQVLLFPSTPKECFDFSATALDLADRLQTPVIVMSDLELGMNDNLSEPFEWDDSRQYDRGKVLDAQALDAAGRFGRYLDVDGDGIGYRTYPGTHPEKGAFFTRGTSRDEYASYTESPEAYIENMQRLQKKWQTAATLVPSAEIQSSNKKAGIIYYGTTALPMGEALDLLAGEGIYLDTLRIRAFPFGAEVFDFIDAHECIFVAEQNRDAQMKSLLVNEGGVDPARLNSVLYYGGLSISADTIQAQVSDYFTALKLPRLTEVKS; encoded by the coding sequence ATGAGTCCGATATTCAACGACTTCGTTATCAAGTTCGCCAACGTCAATGGTTCCGGCTCGGCGAGCGCCAACGGCATGTTTGCGAAAGCGCTGTTCCGGATGGGTGTGCCGGTCGCCACCCGCAACATATTCCCTTCGAACATCCAGGGACTGCCGACCTGGTTCGAAGTACGGGTCACCGAGAAGGGCTACCTGGGACGCCGCGAAGGTGTGGACATCATGGTGGCCATGAATGCCGAAACCTATGAGGAAGATGTTGCCTCGATCAGGACCGGCGGCTACCTGATCTACGACAACTCCAAACCGCTTGCCGCGCATCTGCGGCGGCCGGATGTTACTGAGATCGGGATCCCCCTGACCTCACTGCTGATGTCCGAGTTCGATGACATCAAACAGCGCGGTCTGTTCAAGAACATCACCTACCTGGGTGCGCTGGCCGGATTGCTGAACATCGAGTTCGACGTGATAACCGGGATGGTGTCAAAGCAGTACAAGGGGAAAACGGCTCTGATCGCACCCAACATCAAGGCGCTTGAGATTGGTCGGGACTACGCGCTTCAGTACCTCGAGTGCCCGCTGAAGTTCCAGGTCCGCCGTACCAATCAGATCGGTGACAGGATCATGGTGGACGGCAATACGGCGTCCGCACTGGGTGCCGTCTATGGTGGTGCAACGGTCTGCGCCTGGTATCCGATTACTCCGTCGACTTCGGTGGCTGAGGGATTCGAGCGTTACGCCAACCGGCTGAGAGTGGACAAGGCCAGTGGTGAGAACAAATTCGCGATCATTCAGGCCGAGGATGAACTCTCGGCAATCGGCATCGTGATCGGTGCTGCCTGGAATGGCGCGCGGGCGTTTACCGCCACCAGCGGTCCCGGGATTTCTCTGATGAGTGAGTTTCTCGGGCTCGCCTACTTCGCGGAGATACCGGCGGTGATCATCGACGTTCAGCGGGCCGGACCCTCCACCGGAATGCCCACCCGCACCCAGCAGGCGGACGTTCTCAGCGCAGCCTATGCTTCCCACGGAGACACCAGACAGGTCCTGCTGTTTCCTTCGACACCGAAGGAATGTTTCGATTTTTCCGCCACAGCGCTCGATCTTGCGGATCGGCTGCAGACTCCCGTCATCGTGATGAGCGATCTCGAACTGGGGATGAACGACAATCTCTCCGAACCGTTCGAATGGGATGACTCCCGCCAGTACGACCGGGGAAAGGTACTCGATGCCCAGGCGCTGGATGCAGCCGGTCGTTTCGGCCGTTATCTGGATGTCGACGGAGACGGCATCGGCTATCGCACCTATCCTGGCACACACCCCGAAAAAGGTGCTTTTTTCACGCGCGGAACTTCCCGGGACGAGTATGCCTCCTACACGGAATCGCCCGAGGCTTATATCGAGAACATGCAGCGTCTGCAGAAAAAGTGGCAGACGGCGGCGACACTGGTGCCGTCGGCAGAAATCCAGAGCTCGAACAAGAAAGCCGGCATCATCTACTACGGCACTACCGCGCTGCCGATGGGTGAGGCGCTCGACCTGCTTGCCGGGGAGGGCATTTACCTGGATACCCTGCGTATACGGGCATTTCCTTTCGGCGCGGAGGTATTCGATTTCATCGATGCCCATGAATGTATTTTCGTGGCAGAACAGAACCGTGATGCCCAGATGAAATCGCTGCTGGTCAACGAAGGCGGTGTCGACCCGGCTCGACTCAACTCTGTGCTTTATTACGGTGGGCTGTCGATTTCCGCTGACACGATTCAGGCCCAGGTTTCCGATTACTTCACGGCGCTGAAGCTGCCGCGCCTGACCGAGGTGAAATCATGA
- a CDS encoding Na(+)-translocating NADH-quinone reductase subunit A — protein sequence MIKIKKGLDLPIAGKPEQRIEDARAVRSVAVLGPDYPGMKPTMLVQEGDRVLKGAPLFSDKKNEGVTFTAPAAGTIASINRGEKRVLQSVVIDVEADATGADQESFEAVSASGIAELDAQRIRDTLVRSGLWVGLRTRPYSRVPAIDSTPHSIFVTAMDTNPLAADAAIIIEAAATEFVAGLDVLVKLTEGSLYLCQEAGKFLPSGGSSRVSVQEFSGVHPAGLPGTHIHFLDPVGPKKTVWFIGYQDVIAIGSLFLNGKIDSTRVISLAGPGVERPRLLRTVMGANLEELTAGEIRSGDQRVISGSVLSGRAARGPVAFLGRYHNQVSVLPEDRERRLFGYLSPGADRHSVFPIYLSKWLGEKSLRFTTTSNGSPRGMVPIGTYESVMPLDILPTQLLRSLLVGDLDTAINLGALELDEDDIALCTYACPGKYDYGPVLRAVLDTIKKEG from the coding sequence ATGATCAAAATCAAGAAAGGTCTCGATCTGCCGATAGCCGGAAAGCCGGAGCAGCGGATCGAAGATGCTCGTGCTGTGCGTTCGGTTGCCGTACTCGGTCCCGACTATCCCGGCATGAAGCCGACGATGCTGGTGCAGGAGGGGGATCGGGTGTTGAAGGGAGCGCCTCTGTTCTCCGACAAGAAAAACGAAGGCGTGACATTCACCGCGCCTGCGGCGGGCACCATCGCCAGCATCAATCGTGGCGAAAAACGGGTTCTGCAGTCGGTGGTGATCGATGTGGAAGCAGACGCCACCGGTGCAGACCAGGAGAGTTTCGAGGCAGTCTCCGCCAGCGGTATTGCAGAACTGGACGCACAGCGTATCAGAGACACTCTGGTTCGCAGCGGTTTGTGGGTGGGACTGCGCACGCGTCCCTACAGCCGGGTGCCCGCCATCGACAGCACGCCCCATTCGATTTTTGTTACTGCGATGGATACCAACCCCCTGGCTGCAGATGCCGCCATCATTATCGAAGCGGCGGCAACAGAATTCGTCGCCGGTCTGGATGTCCTGGTGAAGTTGACCGAAGGCTCCCTCTATCTGTGCCAGGAAGCCGGGAAGTTTCTGCCCAGTGGAGGCAGTTCGAGAGTCTCGGTACAGGAGTTCAGTGGTGTGCATCCCGCCGGATTACCGGGTACTCACATTCATTTCCTGGATCCGGTCGGTCCGAAGAAAACCGTCTGGTTCATCGGCTATCAGGACGTGATTGCGATCGGCAGCCTGTTTCTCAACGGAAAAATCGACAGTACCCGGGTGATCTCACTGGCAGGCCCGGGTGTGGAGCGACCGCGCCTGCTGCGCACGGTGATGGGTGCCAATCTCGAGGAACTGACCGCCGGCGAGATCAGAAGCGGAGACCAGCGGGTGATTTCCGGGTCTGTGCTGTCCGGTCGGGCGGCGCGCGGACCGGTGGCCTTTCTGGGCCGCTACCACAACCAGGTATCCGTGCTCCCGGAAGATCGGGAGCGGCGACTTTTCGGCTACCTCAGCCCGGGGGCGGATCGACACTCCGTGTTCCCCATTTATCTGTCGAAGTGGCTGGGTGAGAAGTCGCTGCGTTTCACCACAACGTCTAATGGCAGCCCCCGGGGCATGGTGCCTATCGGCACCTACGAATCGGTGATGCCCCTCGACATCCTGCCTACTCAGCTGCTGCGCAGTCTGCTGGTGGGGGATCTCGACACGGCAATCAATCTCGGTGCGCTGGAGCTCGACGAGGACGATATCGCCCTGTGCACTTATGCCTGCCCGGGAAAGTACGACTACGGCCCGGTGCTGCGCGCCGTGCTCGATACCATCAAGAAGGAGGGCTAG
- a CDS encoding FAD-dependent oxidoreductase: MKPTNIFDPNYFHKVVDCQWACPAHTPVPEYIRLIAQERYTEAYMLNWDSNVFPGILGRTCDRPCEPACRRVRTEEKPVAICRLKRVAADNKGDISDFMPRVPEQKNGKRIALIGAGPASLAVARDLLPLGYEVHLFEKDPAGGGMMRSQIPAFRLPIEVLEEEVELILNMGVVTHFNHEITSMKEMLAEDFDAFFIGTGAPRGRDLDIPGRSEVGDHISIGIDWLSSVAFGHTSAIKGKVIVMGGGNTAMDCCRTAKRLGAESVTVVVRSAFDVMKASEWEKEDAMSEGIPIVNNRPPKEFVHVNGRLKGVVFECVKPVKGEDGRLRYEPSGEPDVFMEADHVLMAIGQDNHCPWIERDIGIKFDKWECPVLEEDTLQSSHPKVFFGGDAALGPENIIWASAHAHKAAISIHLFCQGLDLIKDRPPEGVNLVSQKMGVHEWSYDSPHDPSKRYLVPHADKARALSNIKVEVELGFDRALGAKEAQRCLNCDVQTVFSDRLCIECDACVDICPMDCISFVENAEETKLRTVLTAPASNVEQDLYVSDELATGRVMVKDEDVCIHCGLCAERCPTNAWDMQKSVVHIPQLGSYAE, from the coding sequence ATGAAACCAACAAACATCTTCGATCCTAACTATTTCCATAAAGTCGTGGATTGCCAGTGGGCGTGCCCTGCGCATACTCCGGTCCCCGAATACATCCGCCTGATCGCACAGGAACGCTACACCGAAGCCTACATGCTCAACTGGGACTCGAACGTGTTCCCCGGCATTCTCGGTCGTACCTGCGACAGACCCTGCGAGCCTGCCTGCCGGCGGGTACGCACCGAAGAAAAGCCGGTCGCCATCTGCCGCCTGAAACGTGTCGCTGCGGACAACAAGGGCGACATCAGTGACTTCATGCCTCGGGTACCCGAGCAGAAGAACGGCAAGCGGATCGCCCTCATCGGCGCCGGCCCCGCTTCACTCGCGGTTGCACGGGATCTGCTGCCGCTGGGCTATGAGGTTCATCTGTTCGAAAAGGATCCGGCTGGTGGCGGCATGATGCGCTCACAGATTCCGGCCTTCCGCCTGCCGATCGAAGTGCTGGAAGAGGAAGTCGAGCTGATTCTGAATATGGGGGTCGTTACCCACTTCAATCACGAAATCACCAGCATGAAAGAAATGCTGGCCGAAGATTTCGATGCCTTCTTCATCGGGACCGGTGCGCCGAGGGGTCGTGATCTGGACATACCCGGTCGCAGTGAGGTCGGTGATCATATTTCAATTGGTATCGACTGGCTCTCCAGCGTTGCTTTCGGCCACACCAGCGCCATCAAGGGCAAGGTGATCGTGATGGGTGGCGGGAACACGGCCATGGACTGCTGCCGGACGGCGAAACGCCTCGGTGCTGAGTCAGTCACTGTGGTCGTACGGTCTGCATTCGATGTGATGAAAGCATCCGAATGGGAAAAAGAAGATGCCATGAGCGAGGGCATCCCGATCGTGAACAACCGGCCACCGAAGGAGTTTGTTCATGTGAACGGCAGGCTCAAGGGTGTGGTCTTCGAGTGTGTGAAACCAGTGAAAGGCGAGGATGGTCGTCTGCGTTACGAGCCGAGCGGTGAACCTGACGTCTTCATGGAGGCGGATCACGTGCTGATGGCCATCGGCCAGGACAACCACTGCCCCTGGATTGAGCGGGACATCGGCATCAAGTTCGACAAGTGGGAATGCCCGGTGCTCGAAGAAGACACCCTGCAGTCGAGCCATCCGAAGGTGTTTTTCGGTGGCGATGCAGCGCTTGGACCGGAGAACATCATCTGGGCCTCCGCGCATGCCCACAAAGCGGCGATTTCAATTCACCTGTTCTGTCAGGGGCTCGACCTGATTAAAGACCGCCCACCCGAAGGCGTGAATCTCGTCAGTCAGAAGATGGGCGTGCACGAGTGGAGTTACGACAGCCCGCATGACCCCTCCAAGCGTTATCTCGTGCCCCATGCGGACAAGGCGAGAGCACTGTCCAACATCAAGGTTGAGGTGGAACTTGGATTCGACAGAGCGCTGGGAGCGAAAGAAGCCCAGCGCTGCCTGAACTGCGATGTGCAGACGGTTTTCAGCGATCGCCTCTGTATCGAGTGCGATGCCTGTGTCGACATCTGTCCGATGGACTGCATCTCCTTTGTCGAAAACGCCGAAGAAACCAAGCTGCGCACGGTGCTGACCGCACCGGCGTCGAATGTCGAACAGGACCTGTATGTGTCCGACGAGCTGGCGACGGGGCGGGTGATGGTGAAGGATGAAGACGTGTGTATCCACTGCGGGCTGTGCGCGGAGCGTTGTCCGACCAACGCCTGGGACATGCAGAAATCGGTCGTCCACATTCCGCAACTGGGGTCCTACGCAGAATGA
- the mfd gene encoding transcription-repair coupling factor yields the protein MSARLSPFTPPVAPGAGQRILWSHLEAGASAVAVGQAAVANPGLTLVIAADTAGARRWVAELEFFAPSLDVLYFPDWETLPYDAFSPHQDIVSERLATLHRLPRASADQIVLVVSLQTLLQRLPPRQYVDAYAVDLAVGRRFDVHEERLRLEAAGYLATEVVSARGEYAVRGSLMDIFPMGAALPVRVDLLDDEVESLRTFDPDSQRTIERIDALKLLPAREFPLDKAAIALFREHWHARFNVDVRRCSLYQDVSAGVAPNGAEYYLPMFFSELATLFDYLPPNSLVIADADPLAGARSHLTEVAQRYDDLAHDVERPVLPPPVLFLKEEEFAHQLKQLAVVTLRGESRHQIPFASRPLPDLGANPRAQEPAAALKRFVAAADQPILFVAESAGRREIFHEHLASIGLRPVEVAGIDEFRRSREPLGLTIAPLERGLWLDDLIVITETEVFGHQVSERRSRARRALDPDQIIRNLTELHIGEPVVHLEHGIGRYQGLETLDIGGMENEFLALDYADGAKLYVPVTSLHLISRYSGADAAHAPLHRLGSDQWEKAKRRAAEKVHDVAAELLNIYARRETADRFAFTEPGADYRRFCDQFPFEVTPDQETTIDEVIADLCSPHATDRLICGDVGFGKTEVAMRAAFLAVHSGKQVAVLVPTTLLAQQHFDTFRDRFADWPVQIEALSRMRSESEAGAIGRRLASGKLDIVIGTHKLLSPGIRFRDLGLVVIDEEHRFGVRQKEALRALRAEVDVLTLTATPIPRTLNMAMHGMRDLSIIATPPAKRLSIKTFVNEKRKHLIREAITRELMRGGQVFYLHNEVRTIQQTADELAALVAEARVGVGHGQLPKRELEAVMNDFYHRRINLLVCSTIIENGIDVPNANTIIIDRADKFGLGQLHQLRGRVGRSNRQAYAYLLTPHPKAMSADAVKRLEAIQAAGELGVGFTLATHDLEIRGAGELLGADQSGQIESIGFSLYMDMLDRAVQAIKDGKAPNLDTALEPVNQEVNLHGSALIPDDYLPDVHGRLILYKRIASAASSDELDDLHAELVDRFGPLPDAARRLIQVTGLKLRLQALGILKVDFGDNGGRVEFSNQTLVDPLGIVQLVQREPNTYRLEGATLLRISRTLNTFDQRVEFTDRLLDRLTPRSISEAVNA from the coding sequence ATGTCCGCACGCCTTTCTCCATTTACCCCACCTGTTGCGCCGGGTGCCGGTCAGCGCATCCTCTGGAGCCATCTCGAGGCCGGGGCAAGTGCCGTGGCCGTCGGTCAGGCGGCCGTCGCAAATCCCGGCCTGACTCTGGTGATCGCGGCGGATACCGCGGGGGCCAGACGCTGGGTGGCGGAGCTCGAATTCTTCGCCCCGAGCCTCGATGTGCTCTATTTTCCCGACTGGGAAACGCTGCCCTACGATGCCTTTTCTCCGCACCAGGACATCGTCTCAGAACGTCTCGCCACACTCCACCGACTGCCTCGCGCCAGTGCCGATCAGATCGTGCTCGTGGTGAGCCTGCAGACGCTGCTGCAGCGTCTGCCGCCGCGCCAGTATGTGGATGCCTACGCAGTGGACCTCGCCGTCGGACGAAGGTTCGACGTGCACGAGGAGCGCCTTCGACTGGAAGCGGCCGGCTACCTGGCAACCGAGGTCGTTTCGGCCAGGGGCGAATACGCCGTACGGGGCTCGCTCATGGACATCTTCCCCATGGGTGCCGCCCTGCCCGTCCGTGTCGATCTGCTGGATGATGAGGTCGAGAGCCTGCGGACTTTCGACCCGGACAGCCAGCGCACCATCGAGCGGATCGATGCCCTGAAACTGCTCCCGGCCAGAGAATTTCCCCTCGACAAAGCGGCCATCGCGCTGTTCCGTGAGCACTGGCACGCGCGATTCAACGTGGATGTACGGCGCTGCAGTCTCTATCAGGATGTGAGCGCGGGGGTGGCACCGAATGGTGCCGAGTACTACCTGCCCATGTTCTTTTCCGAACTGGCCACCCTGTTCGACTACCTGCCACCGAACAGCCTGGTGATCGCAGACGCGGATCCCCTTGCCGGTGCACGCAGTCATCTGACCGAGGTGGCACAGCGTTACGACGACCTCGCACATGACGTCGAGCGACCCGTGCTGCCGCCGCCTGTGCTGTTTCTGAAGGAAGAGGAATTCGCGCATCAGCTGAAGCAACTGGCCGTCGTCACCCTGCGCGGAGAATCCCGGCATCAGATCCCCTTTGCCAGTCGCCCCCTGCCCGACCTCGGCGCCAACCCCAGAGCCCAGGAACCCGCAGCGGCATTGAAGCGCTTCGTCGCTGCGGCAGATCAGCCAATTCTGTTCGTGGCGGAAAGCGCCGGACGCAGAGAAATATTCCACGAGCACCTGGCCTCCATCGGTCTGCGCCCGGTGGAGGTGGCCGGAATCGATGAGTTCAGGCGCAGTCGCGAACCCCTGGGCCTGACCATCGCTCCCCTGGAGAGAGGTCTGTGGCTGGATGACCTCATTGTCATCACCGAAACCGAAGTTTTCGGACACCAGGTCAGCGAACGCCGGAGCCGGGCGCGCCGCGCACTGGATCCGGACCAGATCATCCGCAACCTTACCGAGCTGCATATCGGCGAGCCCGTCGTGCACCTCGAACACGGCATCGGCCGTTATCAGGGCCTGGAAACTCTCGACATCGGCGGCATGGAGAACGAGTTTCTTGCGCTGGATTATGCAGACGGCGCCAAGCTCTATGTGCCGGTAACCTCCCTGCATCTGATCAGCCGCTACAGCGGCGCAGATGCGGCCCACGCACCCCTGCACCGGCTGGGCTCGGATCAGTGGGAGAAAGCCAAGCGTCGTGCCGCCGAGAAAGTCCACGATGTGGCGGCGGAGCTGCTCAACATCTATGCCCGGCGCGAGACTGCCGACCGCTTCGCCTTCACCGAACCCGGTGCCGACTACCGTCGCTTCTGCGATCAGTTTCCCTTCGAGGTGACACCGGATCAGGAAACCACCATCGATGAAGTCATCGCAGACCTGTGCTCTCCCCACGCCACAGACCGGCTGATCTGCGGCGATGTCGGTTTCGGTAAAACCGAAGTCGCCATGCGCGCCGCATTCCTGGCGGTGCACAGCGGCAAGCAGGTGGCCGTCCTGGTACCTACGACCCTTCTCGCCCAGCAGCACTTCGACACTTTCCGGGATCGCTTCGCTGACTGGCCGGTTCAGATCGAGGCCCTGTCACGCATGCGCTCCGAAAGCGAGGCCGGTGCGATCGGCCGTCGACTGGCCAGCGGGAAACTCGACATTGTGATCGGTACCCACAAGCTGCTCAGCCCCGGGATCCGCTTCAGGGATCTTGGCCTGGTGGTCATCGACGAGGAACACCGTTTCGGCGTGCGCCAGAAGGAAGCGCTCCGCGCACTGCGCGCCGAAGTGGACGTACTGACGCTCACGGCGACGCCGATTCCCCGCACCCTCAATATGGCCATGCACGGCATGCGTGACCTGTCCATCATCGCCACTCCCCCGGCCAAGCGTCTTTCCATCAAGACCTTTGTCAACGAGAAGCGCAAACACCTGATCCGCGAGGCGATCACCCGGGAACTCATGCGCGGCGGTCAGGTTTTCTACCTGCACAACGAAGTCCGCACAATTCAGCAGACCGCCGACGAACTGGCCGCGCTCGTCGCTGAGGCCAGAGTGGGTGTTGGACACGGTCAGCTGCCCAAGCGTGAACTCGAAGCGGTGATGAACGATTTCTATCATCGCCGTATCAATCTTCTGGTGTGTTCGACCATCATCGAAAATGGCATCGATGTGCCCAACGCCAATACCATCATCATCGACCGGGCGGATAAGTTCGGTCTCGGTCAGCTGCACCAGCTGCGCGGCCGGGTAGGCCGTTCCAACCGCCAGGCCTATGCCTACCTCCTCACCCCCCATCCGAAGGCCATGTCCGCGGATGCAGTGAAACGTCTCGAGGCCATACAGGCTGCCGGGGAACTGGGGGTGGGTTTCACCCTGGCAACCCATGACCTGGAGATCCGCGGTGCCGGTGAGCTGCTCGGCGCTGACCAGTCCGGTCAGATCGAGTCGATCGGTTTCTCGCTGTACATGGACATGCTCGACCGGGCGGTGCAGGCGATCAAAGACGGCAAGGCGCCCAATCTCGACACCGCCCTCGAGCCGGTGAATCAGGAAGTGAATCTCCATGGCAGCGCGCTGATACCCGACGACTATCTGCCCGACGTTCACGGTCGCCTGATTCTCTACAAACGCATCGCCAGTGCTGCGAGCAGTGATGAGCTGGACGATCTGCATGCGGAACTGGTGGACCGCTTCGGACCGCTCCCCGATGCCGCGAGACGGCTGATTCAGGTCACCGGCCTGAAGCTGCGCCTCCAGGCACTTGGCATCCTGAAGGTGGATTTCGGCGACAACGGCGGTCGGGTGGAATTCAGCAACCAGACTCTGGTGGATCCGCTGGGCATCGTGCAGCTGGTACAGCGCGAACCGAACACGTATCGTCTCGAAGGTGCCACACTGCTGCGGATTTCCCGAACCTTGAATACCTTCGATCAGCGTGTCGAATTCACCGACCGGCTGCTGGATCGGCTGACACCCCGGTCGATCTCTGAAGCGGTGAACGCGTGA
- a CDS encoding 2-oxoacid:ferredoxin oxidoreductase subunit beta has translation MTFVAKPRVHHPRLQVNQIGLTRRDYEGPVSTLCAGCGHDSVSAAIIQACAELSLPPHKFAKISGIGCSSKTPSYFLSKSHGFNSVHGRMPSVATGANLANRELYCIGISGDGDTASIGLGQFAHIVRRRINMVYIVDNNGTYGLTKGQFSATNDKGSTSKKGAPNLYDAIDLVSLALQIGASFVARSFSGDKKQLVPLIKAALMHKGFAFLDVISPCVAFNNHAGSTKSFEYMRGHSEQVVATDYFEPRQEITADYAPGSCEDVRMPDGSVLRLRKLDDGYDPHDRVSALNYVQRRQTQGEIVTGMLYVDPNTSDCHEILNTVRRPLNELETADLCPGSAALEPINEGFR, from the coding sequence ATGACGTTCGTTGCCAAACCCCGGGTACATCACCCCCGGCTGCAGGTCAACCAGATCGGGCTCACCCGCCGGGACTACGAAGGGCCTGTGTCGACGCTTTGCGCCGGATGCGGCCACGATTCAGTGAGCGCCGCGATCATTCAGGCCTGCGCGGAGCTGTCACTGCCTCCGCACAAGTTTGCCAAAATCTCTGGCATAGGCTGTTCCTCGAAGACGCCCAGCTACTTTCTGAGTAAATCCCACGGCTTCAATTCGGTACACGGCCGCATGCCATCGGTCGCCACCGGCGCAAATCTTGCGAACAGAGAGCTTTACTGTATCGGTATATCAGGAGACGGAGACACAGCGTCCATCGGTCTGGGTCAATTCGCTCACATTGTGCGCCGTCGCATCAACATGGTCTACATCGTGGACAATAACGGCACCTACGGACTCACCAAGGGTCAGTTTTCGGCCACCAACGACAAGGGCTCAACGAGTAAGAAAGGCGCACCGAATCTGTATGACGCCATTGACCTGGTGTCACTTGCGTTGCAGATCGGTGCCAGCTTTGTTGCCCGCAGCTTCTCTGGAGACAAGAAGCAGCTTGTGCCGCTCATCAAAGCCGCCCTCATGCACAAGGGATTCGCGTTCCTCGATGTGATCTCTCCCTGTGTTGCTTTTAACAATCATGCAGGCTCCACCAAGAGTTTCGAGTATATGCGTGGTCACAGCGAGCAGGTCGTGGCCACCGATTACTTCGAACCCCGGCAGGAGATAACGGCCGATTACGCCCCGGGAAGCTGCGAAGATGTGCGTATGCCCGACGGTTCGGTGCTGCGGCTGCGCAAGCTCGACGACGGCTACGATCCCCACGATCGGGTGAGTGCGCTGAATTATGTGCAGCGGCGCCAGACACAGGGCGAAATCGTGACAGGCATGCTCTATGTCGACCCCAATACATCGGACTGTCACGAGATACTCAATACGGTAAGGCGGCCGCTGAATGAGCTCGAAACCGCCGATCTGTGCCCGGGTAGTGCCGCTCTGGAACCGATCAACGAAGGGTTCCGCTAA
- a CDS encoding glyceraldehyde-3-phosphate dehydrogenase, giving the protein MALPSLDDYFPDWKEREALAEAMIPIIGRLYRRNVVSYCYGRALYNQSVIQIMKTHRYVRQVAQNELSEFESYPILEALSQLDLGPSHIDVGKLATRYMEEAAAGEITPMDFCRRECATVIGRHVPPLARPQDVVLYGFGRIGRLLARLLIEKTGSGEQLRLRAIVVRGGRDDDLVKRASLLRRDSVHGGFNGTIRVDEENSCIIANGNVIRVIYANSPSEVDYTKYGIQDAIVIDNTGAWRDEAGLSQHLKSPGAAKVVLTAPGKGAIKNVVSGVNSHIIEPSDRIIAAASCTTNAIVPAMKVMNDEFGIVRGHMETVHAYTNDQNLIDNYHKKNRRGRSAALNMVITETGASSAVVKLLPELEGKLTGNAIRVPTPNVSLAILNLTLERSTSVEEVNEFLRHASLHSKLQRQIDFTTSPDVVSSDLVGSRHACIVDGGATIVKDNSVVLYVWYDNEFGYACQVVRVVQKWAGISYPLVPKDVDQQGF; this is encoded by the coding sequence GTGGCACTCCCGAGCCTTGACGACTACTTCCCCGACTGGAAAGAACGCGAAGCCCTGGCTGAGGCGATGATCCCCATCATCGGCCGGCTCTACCGTCGCAATGTGGTCAGCTACTGTTACGGCCGCGCACTCTACAACCAGAGTGTCATCCAGATCATGAAGACCCACCGCTATGTGCGGCAGGTCGCCCAGAACGAGCTGTCCGAGTTCGAAAGCTATCCGATTCTCGAGGCCCTCTCCCAGCTCGACCTCGGTCCTTCCCACATCGATGTGGGCAAGCTGGCCACCCGTTATATGGAGGAGGCTGCGGCGGGCGAGATCACACCGATGGATTTCTGCAGGCGCGAATGTGCCACGGTGATTGGTCGCCACGTACCACCCCTTGCCCGCCCTCAGGATGTGGTGCTTTACGGGTTCGGCCGTATCGGCCGGCTGCTGGCCCGGCTGCTGATCGAGAAGACCGGCAGCGGTGAACAGCTGCGTCTGCGCGCCATCGTCGTTCGTGGTGGCAGAGATGATGATCTGGTGAAACGGGCTTCGCTGCTGCGCCGGGACAGTGTACATGGAGGCTTCAACGGCACCATCCGGGTCGATGAGGAAAACAGCTGCATCATTGCCAACGGTAACGTGATCCGGGTGATCTACGCCAACTCGCCGAGCGAAGTCGACTACACGAAATACGGCATTCAGGATGCGATCGTGATCGACAACACCGGCGCCTGGCGGGATGAAGCCGGCCTGAGCCAGCACCTGAAATCTCCAGGTGCGGCCAAGGTGGTATTGACCGCCCCGGGCAAGGGCGCCATCAAGAACGTGGTCTCAGGTGTGAATTCTCACATCATTGAACCCTCGGACAGGATCATCGCTGCGGCGTCCTGCACCACCAATGCCATCGTACCCGCGATGAAGGTGATGAATGATGAGTTCGGTATCGTGCGCGGTCACATGGAAACGGTGCACGCCTACACCAATGACCAGAATCTGATCGACAACTACCATAAGAAAAACCGGCGCGGACGCAGCGCAGCGCTCAATATGGTGATCACCGAGACCGGCGCCTCATCGGCTGTAGTCAAGCTCCTTCCCGAACTGGAGGGCAAGCTGACCGGGAATGCCATTCGAGTACCGACACCTAACGTATCCCTGGCCATTCTCAATCTGACCCTGGAGCGCAGCACGAGTGTGGAGGAAGTGAACGAGTTTCTTCGTCATGCCTCGCTGCACTCCAAGCTGCAGCGTCAGATCGACTTCACCACTTCGCCGGATGTGGTCTCCAGCGACCTGGTCGGCAGCCGTCATGCCTGCATCGTCGACGGCGGCGCGACCATTGTGAAAGACAACAGTGTGGTGCTCTACGTCTGGTACGACAATGAGTTCGGCTATGCCTGTCAGGTGGTTCGAGTGGTCCAGAAGTGGGCGGGCATATCCTACCCCCTGGTGCCCAAGGACGTCGATCAGCAGGGATTCTAG